The Starkeya sp. ORNL1 DNA window CGCCTCGAGCTCGGCCGGATCGTAATTGGCGGGTAATGCCGCCATTGCGCGGAAGAAGTCGTGGTGCCGCGCCGGCGTCGACACCAGCACCTGGATTGCATCGGATTGCTGCAGGTTCACGAAGCCGTGGACGTCGCCGCCCTTCACTGCCACGAAGTCGCCAGCGTGAACGTCGAAAGTGCTGTCTCCCACGGTAAAGCGCAGCGTTCCCGCGGACACGAGAAAGATCTTGTCCTCGTCATAGGAGATATGCGGCGGTGCACCGAATTTCGGCGTCACCGTCATGCGCATGACCGTGACCTTGCCGTCGTCGCCGGCGATGATCTCGGTCGTCAGGCCGGCGAAGCTCACGACGTCGCTGCTCTCGATCCTGCCGCTTTTCATGATGTGTCTCCATCAAAGTGTCGATGGGGACATAGTTGGGTGGGGCCGCTGTGCGCTCCAGCGGGCAATTCCTATCTACACTGTCCAGCAGGATGGACAGTATGGACCTCAATGCCGTCCGGACATTCATCGAAGTCGTGCGGGCCGGCGGTTTCTCGGCAGCGGCACGCCGGCTCGGCATGCCGCGTTCCACCGTCAGCCTGCGCGTGCGGACACTGGAGGAGGCCTTGGGCGTGCGGTTGTTCAAGCGCTCGACCCGCGCCGTTGCCCTGACAGAGGAGGGGCGGGCGCTGTTCGACGGGGCGGCCGCGGCGCTTGGCGCGCTCGCCGAGACGGTCACCTCGATTGGCGCGGTCGGTGGCGAGCTCAAAGGTCCGATCCGCGTGACCGCGCCGGCGGATTTTCCCACCCGCTTCCTGGCGGAGGCGATCGGGAGCTTCCGCGCCCGGCATCCCCGGGTCACCTTCGAGGTCATCCTCGGCAACGCGCTGCTCGACCTCGTGTCGGACAATATCGACATCGCGCTGCGGATCGGGATCGCCAATCCTCAGGACGCCGTCATGCGCCCGGTGTTCGCGGCCGAATACGGCCTGTTCGCGAGCCCCGGCTACCTTCAACAGCATGGGGAGCCGACAACGCTCGCGGAGGTGCGGACGCTGATCGTGCCGCCGCGCGAGATGCGCAGCTTCCTCGAGCGTCGCGTCTTCTGCGCCGCTTTTCCAGCCGAGCCGGCCATCCAGGCGAACAATTTTCTCCTGATCCGAGACCTTGCCACGGCAGGACATGGAGTGGGTGTGCTGCCGGTCGGGCTGTGCATGCCGGACGTCGAGCAGGGCAGGCTGCGGCGCACTCTTCCGAACATTTCCGGCGCGGTGACGATGAGCTTGTCATTTCCGAACCGCGCCGACATGAGCGAGCGGGTCCGGGCGTTCGCCGACCATTGGGCGCGACAATTGCCGCAATCGCGCCCGGTGACCGCTGCCCGATCCAGCTGACCGGCGCGGTGGCCCAATCGAGGGAGACCGTGGACGGACTAGAGCCCTTATCGTTCGGATGGAACATCCGAACGATAAGGGCTCTAGATTCAATAAGCTGGAGCAATTCCTCTTCGACCAGATGATTCCATCTGATCGGGAAATGCTCTAGCGCCACAAATTGGATCTGGCGAGATCGATGACTTCGTCGGCGCGGCCGTTCATCACGGCTTTCACCATGTAGAGCGTGAAGCCTTTCGCCATGTCCAGCGTCACCGCAGGAGGCATGGCAAGCTCGGTGCGGTTCACCACGGCATCGACCAGAACCGGCCCGTCATGCTCGAATGCGGCCTTGATCCCGGCATCGACATCGGCCGGATCCTCGATCCGGATCCCGCGCACGCCAACCGCCTCGGCCATGGCTGCGAAGTTCGGATTCTTGAGTTCGGTGCCGGTTTCGAGAAAGCCGGTGGATTTCTGCTCGAGCTCGATGAAGCCGAGCGAGCTGTTGTTGAAGACAACCACCTTCACCGGCAGATTGAGCTGCACGAGGCTCAGGAAATCGCCCATCAGCATGGCGAAGCCGCCGTCACCGGACAGCGAGATTGTCTGCCGGCCGGGGAACGCCGCCTGGGCACCGATGGCCTGTGCCATCGCATTGGCCATGGAGCCGTGCCAGAACGAGCCGAGAAGCCGTCGGCTCCCGTTCATCGCAAGGTAGCGCGCGGCCCATACCGTCGGCAGGCCGACGTCGCAGGTGAAGATGGCGTCCTGCGCAGCGTGATCGCTGATGGCCTTGGCGACCTGCTGCGGATGGAGCAACTTCTTGCCGGGCACGCCCACCGCCAGATCATCCAGCGCCCGGCGTGTCTTGGCATAATGCGCTTGCGCCTGCGCGAGATGTGCGCCGTCCGTGTTTAGATCAAGCAGCGGCAGCAGCGCTTTGAGCGTCGCGCGAACGTCGCCCACCACGCCCAGATCCACCGGGGTGCGCCGGCCGATCTGCTCCGGGCGCAGGTCGACCTGGGCGATGCGCACGCCGGCCCCTTCAGGATAGAATTGCCGATAGGGAAAATCGGTGCCGAGCATCAGCAGGACATCGCAATCGCGCATGGCGTAATAGCCGGACGAAAAGCCGATCAGCCCGGTCATGCCGACGTCATAGGGGTTCTCCCACGCGACGTGCTCCTTGCCGCGCAGCGCGTGCACCATGGGTGCCTTGAGACGTTCGCCGAGTGCCAGCAACTCCTCATGCGCGCCCTGGCATCCGGAGCCGCACAATATGGTCACGCGCCCGCCGCCATTGAGCAGTGCCGCCAGTCGCTCAAGGTCGGCCTTTGCCGGCATCACGACCGGCGCCGCCGGCAGCAGGCCCGCGATCTTGGGCGGCGGGGCGGCGGAGGCGGGTTGCAGCGCCACGTCGCCGGGCATAACCACCACCGACACGCCGCGCTTGCCAACCGCCGCGCGGATGGCGACTTCGAGCGTGCGCGGCATCTGGTTGGCGCCGGAGACGAGTTCGCAATAATGGCTGCACTCGCGGAACAGATCCTCCGGACGGGTTTCCTGGAAATAGCCGCTGCCGATCTCGGCCGATGGAATGTGCGCGGCGATGGCGAGCACGGGCACGCGGGAGCGCTGACAGTCGAAGAGGCCATTGATGAGGTGCAGGTTGCCGGGGCCGCAGCTGCCGGCGCAGACCGCCAGTTCTCCCGTCAGGTGCGCTTCGGCCCCCGCGGCGAAGGCGGCAACTTCCTCATGCCGGACATGGACCCATTCGATCTTGCCCTGTCGACGCACCGAATCCGTCAGGCCGTTCAGGCTATCTCCAACGATGCCATATATCCGCTTGACGCCGACGGCGGCGAGGGTTTCGGCGAATTGGTCCGCGACGGTCTTCATGACTTTGCTCCTTGGAAGGGCGATGCGGCGAGCCAGGGCGTCCAGGGTATGCGATTGCTGTTCGGTACGCCGACCATAGCTGAGGATGCTGGGTGGGCCGACCATACGTTGGGATGGCGCTCCGCCCCCTTACATACCGCCCGAAACCGCCACAGATGCGGCGTATCACCGGCAACCCACTGACGCAGCCGAGGGAAACCATCGCCATGAACACGCCGTCGCTCGCCGCATTCGTCGTTGCGCTTCTCGCGCCGCTTTCAGCGGCGTCGACCGCAAGCGCCCAGGTGCCCCAGCAAGTGCCGGACGCGATCGCGGCTCCAACCGAGACCCTGATTGCCACGGCTCACGCCGAGGGTGCCCAGATCTACGACTGCAAGGCCGATGCGGGCGGACAACTCGTCTGGCAGTTCCGCGAGCCGATCGCGACACTCCTCATCGACGGCAAGACGGTTGGGCGGCATTACGCCGGTCCGACCTGGGAAATGCTCGACGGCAGTGCGGTGGTCGGCAAGCAGGCCGCTCGTGCTCCGGGTGCGACACCGGAAGACATTCCATGGTTGAAGCTCGATGTTGCGTCGAGCCGCGGCACCGGCAGGCTCAGCGGCGTCACGACGGTCCAGAGGCTCAACACCAAAGGCGGGGTCGCCGTCGGGCAGTGCGACACGGCCGGAGCGTTGCGGAGCGTGCCCTACTCGGCCGACTACACATTCCTCAAGAAAGGTAGTTGATCCTTATCGAAGCCGAGGCGGTTGCTTGTTGGTCGCATCTATGGCTAGCTTCCAGGAAAATATAATCCGGGAGGTCACGCCAATGTCCTTCGCTTCGATACTGCGCTCAATAGGCAGATACCTGCGCGCAAGCTTCTGCGTCGCGGGTTCGGCATATTGCGTACACGATATGGATCCGCGAAAACTCGACCGGACGCCTTAGCACATATCGTCATCCCGGACGGCCGCAAGGCCGATCCGGGATCGCTGAAAGTGCCGAGCGGGACTTCACGCGATCCCGGCTCTCCGCCCTTCGGGCTGCGGCCGGGATGACGCCAGTACACTAGGCGGCGTCTGGTGCGGCGAGCAGTTCGAGGCTGCGCTGGAGCGCGGCCTGCGAGATGTTGCGGGTGATGAAGACGATGCGCGTCGAGTGATCCGCGCTCGGCCAGGCGGCGAGGTGCACCGGCGGATGCACCACCTGCTGCACCGCATGCACCACCATCGGCCCGTCCTCCCCCCTCACATTGACGATGCCCTTCATCCGGAGCAGGTCGTTGCCGCGCAGCGACAGCACCGAGTTCAGCCAGCGGCGTAGTGCGTCGCGCGCGATTGGCGTGTCGAGCGTGACGGCGAAGGCCTTGATCGCGGCGTCGTGGTGGCTGTGGCCGTGGTGATGGTCGTGATCGTGATCGTGATCGTGATGATGGTGGTGATGATCGTGGCCGTGCTCGAATGCTTCCGCCTTCAGCCAGCGCTGGACATTGCTTCCGTCGCCTGAGGGCGCCTCCGGCGCGCGCTCGAACAGGTCTGCCGGCGACAAGTGCCCGTGCAGAACCTCGACGATCTCGGCACCCGGGTTCAGCCGGTGCAGCCGCTCGCACAGCGCTGCGGTCGTCGCCGCCTCGCCAATGTCGGCCTTGGTGACGAGCAGCACGTCGGCGAGCGCCACCTGCCGTCCCGCTTCCTCGAAACCGTCGAGCTGCGCGCCGCCATTCACCGCATCGACTGTCGTCACCACCGCCCGCAGCCGGAACAGCCCGGCAAGAGTCGGCTCGGTGGCGAACAGTTGCACGATGGAGGTCGGGTCGGCGAGGCCGGTGGTCTCGATCAATATGCGCGAGAAGGGCGGGACCTCGCCCCGCGCCTCCTTGCCCTTGAGGTCGGACAGCGTGTCGACGAGATCGCCGCGCACCGAGCAGCAGATGCAGCCGCTCTGCAGCACAACGGCGTTCTCGACCGCGCTCTCCACCAGCAGATGATCGATGGCGACATCGCCGAACTCGTTGATGATGACGGCGGTGTCCGTCATCGCCGGGTCGCGCAGCAGATTGTTCAGCAAGGTGGTCTTGCCGCTGCCGAGAAACCCGGTGACCAGCGTGATCGGGATCATCGCGCTCGCGCCATCCGTCATGGTGCCGCCCTCAGTGTCTGGCTCAGAATCACAATCGCCGTGCCGCGATGGCGACTTCCCCCTCTCCCGAGGGGAGAGGGGGAGTAAGAGCTGATTCTCAGATGTCGAGTTCCAGCACATAGAGCCCGCCAATGTGGCGGTCGACGCAATAGACGATGCCGTTCTCGTCGACATAGACGTCGTTGATCTGCGCGGTACCGGCACGCGAACCCTTCGGCGTCGCCGGCACGAAGGCCGCAACCTCGCGAGGCTGGAGCGGGTTGTTGATGTCGTGGACCCGCAAGCCGCCATTGAACATGGTCGAGAAGATCAGCGTGTCGGAGCGCAGCGCGGTGTCGCGCGGCGGGTTCTCATGGAGGTTGTGGCAGCCGAAGCGCCCGCCCTTGCGGGCATATTCCTCGACCGGCGGCATCGGCAGCGTCGAGATCGGGACGAGATTGTCTTCCTTGCGGGCGTCGACCAGCCAGTTGAGCTTCGG harbors:
- a CDS encoding cupin domain-containing protein encodes the protein MSFAGLTTEIIAGDDGKVTVMRMTVTPKFGAPPHISYDEDKIFLVSAGTLRFTVGDSTFDVHAGDFVAVKGGDVHGFVNLQQSDAIQVLVSTPARHHDFFRAMAALPANYDPAELEAVCRTFNQKIVGTLQKG
- a CDS encoding LysR family transcriptional regulator, with protein sequence MRSSGQFLSTLSSRMDSMDLNAVRTFIEVVRAGGFSAAARRLGMPRSTVSLRVRTLEEALGVRLFKRSTRAVALTEEGRALFDGAAAALGALAETVTSIGAVGGELKGPIRVTAPADFPTRFLAEAIGSFRARHPRVTFEVILGNALLDLVSDNIDIALRIGIANPQDAVMRPVFAAEYGLFASPGYLQQHGEPTTLAEVRTLIVPPREMRSFLERRVFCAAFPAEPAIQANNFLLIRDLATAGHGVGVLPVGLCMPDVEQGRLRRTLPNISGAVTMSLSFPNRADMSERVRAFADHWARQLPQSRPVTAARSS
- the poxB gene encoding ubiquinone-dependent pyruvate dehydrogenase; this translates as MKTVADQFAETLAAVGVKRIYGIVGDSLNGLTDSVRRQGKIEWVHVRHEEVAAFAAGAEAHLTGELAVCAGSCGPGNLHLINGLFDCQRSRVPVLAIAAHIPSAEIGSGYFQETRPEDLFRECSHYCELVSGANQMPRTLEVAIRAAVGKRGVSVVVMPGDVALQPASAAPPPKIAGLLPAAPVVMPAKADLERLAALLNGGGRVTILCGSGCQGAHEELLALGERLKAPMVHALRGKEHVAWENPYDVGMTGLIGFSSGYYAMRDCDVLLMLGTDFPYRQFYPEGAGVRIAQVDLRPEQIGRRTPVDLGVVGDVRATLKALLPLLDLNTDGAHLAQAQAHYAKTRRALDDLAVGVPGKKLLHPQQVAKAISDHAAQDAIFTCDVGLPTVWAARYLAMNGSRRLLGSFWHGSMANAMAQAIGAQAAFPGRQTISLSGDGGFAMLMGDFLSLVQLNLPVKVVVFNNSSLGFIELEQKSTGFLETGTELKNPNFAAMAEAVGVRGIRIEDPADVDAGIKAAFEHDGPVLVDAVVNRTELAMPPAVTLDMAKGFTLYMVKAVMNGRADEVIDLARSNLWR
- a CDS encoding DUF3455 domain-containing protein; amino-acid sequence: MRRITGNPLTQPRETIAMNTPSLAAFVVALLAPLSAASTASAQVPQQVPDAIAAPTETLIATAHAEGAQIYDCKADAGGQLVWQFREPIATLLIDGKTVGRHYAGPTWEMLDGSAVVGKQAARAPGATPEDIPWLKLDVASSRGTGRLSGVTTVQRLNTKGGVAVGQCDTAGALRSVPYSADYTFLKKGS
- a CDS encoding GTP-binding protein; this translates as MTDGASAMIPITLVTGFLGSGKTTLLNNLLRDPAMTDTAVIINEFGDVAIDHLLVESAVENAVVLQSGCICCSVRGDLVDTLSDLKGKEARGEVPPFSRILIETTGLADPTSIVQLFATEPTLAGLFRLRAVVTTVDAVNGGAQLDGFEEAGRQVALADVLLVTKADIGEAATTAALCERLHRLNPGAEIVEVLHGHLSPADLFERAPEAPSGDGSNVQRWLKAEAFEHGHDHHHHHHDHDHDHDHHHGHSHHDAAIKAFAVTLDTPIARDALRRWLNSVLSLRGNDLLRMKGIVNVRGEDGPMVVHAVQQVVHPPVHLAAWPSADHSTRIVFITRNISQAALQRSLELLAAPDAA